In Alteromonas mediterranea DE, a single genomic region encodes these proteins:
- the merB gene encoding organomercurial lyase MerB, translating to MYNMDEIVERLGLTGEREAALHVTLLRELALGQPVTVERLAKSLNWTTDEAELVLEKLPCGTIEYDGQGRLIGSGITLRETPHAFVVNDRPLYTWCALDALMFPAVIGERAQVQSRCPQTNNPVTLTVTPQGVVSLEPEDAVVSLVSVAAAGDIRSAFCCDVHFFASRQAGEAWGRDKMHVHMVSVQEGFELGQRIAHLILNRARSDQHGS from the coding sequence ATGTATAACATGGATGAGATCGTGGAACGGCTGGGTCTGACCGGCGAAAGGGAAGCCGCGCTTCATGTGACGCTGTTGCGCGAGCTTGCCCTGGGACAACCGGTCACTGTTGAGCGGCTCGCGAAGTCGCTCAACTGGACGACTGATGAGGCAGAGTTGGTGCTGGAAAAACTGCCCTGCGGGACCATCGAGTACGACGGCCAGGGACGGCTGATCGGCTCCGGCATCACACTGCGAGAAACCCCGCATGCATTTGTTGTCAACGATCGGCCACTTTATACCTGGTGTGCACTGGATGCCTTGATGTTTCCAGCTGTCATCGGCGAACGGGCGCAGGTGCAATCGCGTTGCCCGCAGACGAACAACCCGGTCACCTTGACGGTTACGCCACAGGGAGTGGTTTCGCTTGAGCCGGAGGACGCGGTCGTCTCTTTAGTCTCGGTGGCCGCAGCGGGAGACATTCGAAGTGCGTTTTGTTGCGACGTCCATTTCTTTGCTTCACGGCAGGCCGGGGAGGCCTGGGGGCGGGATAAAATGCATGTGCACATGGTGAGTGTTCAGGAAGGTTTCGAACTGGGGCAGCGGATTGCGCACCTTATACTCAACAGGGCAAGGAGTGACCAACATGGGAGCTAA